A region of Planococcus sp. MSAK28401 DNA encodes the following proteins:
- a CDS encoding GDYXXLXY domain-containing protein, translating to MKKWLMPALQTVFVALLVVSFYATSWFGDQYLLRAEPFDPFDPFYGEYVMLQYPDLDAPAGIRDGAVYFTLTTGEDGYAVIDRIEERPFFGAINGSKYDRRVVAPQLENFYVEQGRGPELEEAVDLEVTIDVAPWGSIRPVSIAPRQE from the coding sequence ATGAAGAAATGGCTAATGCCTGCCTTACAGACTGTCTTCGTCGCATTGCTCGTCGTCAGCTTCTACGCCACTTCCTGGTTCGGCGATCAATACTTATTGCGTGCTGAACCATTCGACCCGTTCGATCCATTCTATGGTGAATACGTCATGCTGCAATATCCGGACCTCGACGCGCCTGCCGGAATTCGCGATGGCGCCGTCTACTTCACCTTGACCACAGGCGAAGATGGCTACGCCGTCATCGACCGCATCGAAGAGCGCCCGTTCTTCGGCGCTATCAACGGCAGCAAATACGACCGCCGTGTTGTCGCGCCACAGCTTGAAAACTTTTACGTCGAGCAAGGCCGAGGCCCTGAACTTGAAGAAGCAGTCGACCTCGAAGTTACCATTGACGTGGCGCCTTGGGGTTCCATCCGCCCAGTCAGCATCGCCCCAAGACAAGAATGA
- a CDS encoding flavin reductase family protein: MIIDPAQQTSKENYKLLIGSVLPRPIAWVSSVSSGGELNLAPFSFFTVASRNPPMVIFSIGEGVEARMGTVKDTLTNIRERGEFVVNIVSAPLANEMAKSGEHVAPDVDEFAYVGLTPVSSEVVSVPCVKESPVSMECELVQVIPLGDDHLVIGKVLRFHIDDELYDKGRIDTKKLAPIGRLAGNYSPVESMFSLPNEQLEEYLRTPVDKDRE; this comes from the coding sequence TTGATCATCGATCCTGCACAACAAACGAGCAAGGAAAATTATAAATTGCTGATTGGCAGTGTGTTGCCTCGGCCGATTGCTTGGGTATCGTCTGTATCGTCCGGCGGCGAGTTGAATTTGGCGCCTTTCAGTTTTTTTACGGTCGCTTCGCGCAATCCGCCGATGGTGATCTTTTCGATAGGTGAAGGGGTCGAAGCAAGAATGGGGACAGTAAAAGACACTCTCACGAATATCCGGGAGCGGGGCGAGTTTGTCGTCAACATCGTTTCGGCACCACTCGCGAATGAAATGGCGAAAAGTGGCGAGCATGTCGCGCCGGATGTCGATGAATTCGCTTATGTTGGATTGACGCCTGTCTCATCTGAAGTGGTTTCAGTACCGTGCGTAAAAGAATCGCCCGTCAGCATGGAATGTGAATTGGTGCAGGTCATTCCGCTTGGCGACGATCATCTCGTCATCGGCAAAGTGCTGCGCTTCCATATCGACGATGAATTATATGACAAGGGAAGAATCGATACGAAAAAACTTGCACCGATTGGACGGCTTGCCGGAAATTATTCGCCTGTAGAATCAATGTTTTCACTGCCGAATGAGCAATTGGAGGAATATTTGCGGACACCGGTAGATAAAGACCGGGAGTAG
- the glpK gene encoding glycerol kinase GlpK produces MSKKYILSIDQGTTSSRAVLLNHAGEIVGTGQQEFQQFFPKPGWVEHDANEIWTSVLACIAEVLRKTDVDPSEISGIGITNQRETTVVWDRNTGKPIYKAIVWQSRQTDGICNELKDQGLNDTFRKKTGLLIDAYFSGTKVKWILDNVEGAREKADNGDLMFGTIDTWLVYRLSGGSTHITDYSNASRTLMYNIHDLEWDDELLDILTVPKSMLPEVRQSSEIYAHTINYHFFGHEVPIAGIAGDQQAALFGQACFEKGMAKNTYGTGCFMLMNTGEKAVESEHGLLTTLAWGVDGKVEYALEGSIFVAGSAIQWLRDGLQVIETAPESEDFAKQVESTDGVYMVPAFVGLGTPYWDTDARGAVFGLTRGTTKAHFIRATLEALAYQTKDVVDVMIEDAGIELKTLRVDGGAVGNDMLMQFQSDLLHVPVERPRIQETTAIGAAYLAGLATGFWKDKDEIAAQWQLDKTYEPEMSDETSERLYTGWQNAVAATRTFKPVN; encoded by the coding sequence GTGAGTAAAAAATATATTTTATCGATCGACCAAGGAACAACCAGTTCACGGGCGGTCCTGTTGAACCATGCAGGCGAGATTGTTGGTACGGGCCAGCAGGAGTTCCAGCAATTTTTCCCGAAACCGGGTTGGGTCGAGCACGACGCCAATGAAATTTGGACTTCCGTCCTGGCGTGTATCGCAGAAGTTTTGCGCAAAACAGACGTCGATCCCTCTGAAATTTCGGGTATCGGGATCACCAACCAGCGTGAGACAACTGTTGTATGGGATCGCAATACAGGCAAGCCGATCTATAAAGCGATTGTTTGGCAATCGCGCCAAACGGACGGCATTTGCAACGAATTGAAAGACCAGGGATTGAACGATACATTCCGCAAAAAAACCGGCCTTTTGATCGACGCGTACTTCTCCGGCACGAAAGTGAAATGGATCCTTGACAATGTCGAAGGCGCGAGAGAAAAAGCGGACAATGGCGATTTGATGTTCGGCACCATCGACACATGGCTCGTCTACCGTTTATCAGGCGGTTCGACGCACATCACTGATTACAGCAATGCATCCCGTACGCTCATGTACAATATCCACGATCTTGAGTGGGACGATGAACTGCTCGACATCCTGACAGTGCCGAAGAGCATGCTGCCGGAAGTACGCCAGTCATCTGAAATTTATGCACATACTATTAATTATCATTTCTTCGGACATGAAGTGCCGATTGCAGGGATCGCCGGCGACCAGCAGGCAGCCTTATTCGGCCAAGCATGCTTTGAAAAAGGCATGGCGAAAAACACTTACGGAACTGGATGTTTCATGCTGATGAACACTGGCGAGAAAGCAGTCGAATCCGAACATGGCTTGTTAACGACACTTGCTTGGGGTGTTGATGGAAAAGTTGAGTATGCTCTCGAAGGCAGTATTTTCGTGGCAGGTTCTGCAATCCAGTGGCTGCGCGACGGGCTGCAGGTTATCGAGACGGCACCTGAGAGCGAAGATTTTGCAAAACAAGTGGAATCGACAGATGGCGTCTATATGGTGCCGGCATTTGTCGGCCTCGGTACGCCTTATTGGGATACCGATGCGAGAGGCGCTGTATTCGGCTTGACGCGCGGCACGACAAAAGCACATTTCATTCGTGCGACACTTGAGGCGCTCGCATATCAGACAAAAGACGTTGTAGATGTTATGATAGAAGATGCAGGGATTGAATTGAAGACTTTGCGCGTTGATGGCGGCGCAGTCGGCAACGATATGCTGATGCAGTTCCAATCGGATTTGCTTCACGTACCTGTTGAACGCCCACGCATTCAAGAAACGACGGCGATTGGGGCTGCTTACTTGGCAGGACTGGCTACTGGATTCTGGAAAGACAAAGACGAGATTGCCGCACAATGGCAGTTGGATAAAACTTACGAGCCGGAAATGTCCGACGAAACAAGCGAGCGACTGTATACAGGCTGGCAAAATGCGGTAGCCGCAACTCGCACATTCAAGCCCGTCAACTAA
- a CDS encoding glycerol-3-phosphate dehydrogenase/oxidase, with the protein MKFSSLERTKTYGQMKQAPLDVLIIGGGITGAGIALDAAARGVRAGVMEMQDFAAGTSSRSTKLVHGGLRYLKQFEVKMVAEVGKEREIVYENGPHVTTPEWMMLPFHKGGTFGPLSTNVGLRVYDFLAGVKRSERRRMFSRDEAIRREPLVKQQGLKGAGYYVEYKTDDARLTMEVMKKAVEKGTLAMNYVKVKGFLYDNGKVVGVVAEDQLDGSIHEIFAKKIVNAAGPWVDTLREEDKSKKGKTLQLTKGIHLVFDQSRFPLKQAIYFDMPDGRMAFAIPRQGKVYVGTTDTVYKQDIAHPTMTTEDRDYVLEAVNFMFPDVSITAADIESSWAGLRPLIHEEGKDPSEISRKDEIFVSDSGLISIAGGKLTGYRKMGESIMDLVTKQLQEEYGTSFKKVSTKKMALSGGEVGGSKGFKEFKTDRLKRAAEFGLTEDAMEMLVNRYGANVDHVLSHYTDGLADAASHNLDPLVYAMLQYGIESEAVCKPVDFFIRRTGALYFDIHWVHAHKEAAADYMAGVFNWTTQQKERYVEELEILLHEAVIPTPQSELSK; encoded by the coding sequence ATGAAATTCTCAAGCCTAGAACGCACAAAAACTTATGGACAAATGAAACAAGCGCCACTTGATGTATTGATCATCGGGGGCGGGATCACAGGAGCGGGAATCGCGCTCGATGCTGCAGCACGCGGCGTCCGTGCAGGAGTCATGGAAATGCAGGATTTTGCAGCAGGGACTTCAAGCCGTTCAACGAAACTCGTGCACGGTGGTTTGCGTTATTTGAAACAATTTGAAGTGAAGATGGTTGCAGAAGTCGGCAAAGAACGCGAAATCGTTTATGAAAACGGGCCGCACGTCACGACACCTGAATGGATGATGCTGCCATTCCACAAAGGCGGCACATTCGGGCCACTCAGCACAAACGTCGGCTTGCGCGTCTACGATTTCCTGGCAGGCGTCAAAAGAAGTGAACGCCGCCGCATGTTTTCGCGTGATGAAGCAATCCGCCGCGAGCCGCTTGTGAAACAACAGGGACTCAAAGGTGCAGGTTATTATGTCGAATACAAGACAGACGATGCGCGCTTGACGATGGAAGTCATGAAAAAAGCTGTTGAAAAAGGCACGCTGGCAATGAACTACGTGAAAGTGAAAGGCTTCCTTTACGACAACGGCAAAGTGGTCGGCGTCGTAGCAGAAGACCAGCTTGACGGCTCGATCCACGAAATATTTGCGAAGAAAATCGTCAATGCGGCAGGCCCTTGGGTCGATACATTGCGCGAAGAAGACAAATCGAAAAAAGGCAAAACGTTGCAGCTGACAAAAGGGATTCACTTGGTATTTGACCAGTCGCGCTTCCCGCTCAAACAGGCCATCTATTTTGACATGCCGGACGGCCGCATGGCATTCGCCATCCCGCGCCAAGGCAAAGTTTATGTCGGCACAACTGATACGGTATACAAACAAGATATCGCGCACCCGACGATGACAACAGAAGACCGTGACTACGTTCTCGAAGCCGTTAACTTCATGTTCCCGGACGTCTCGATTACAGCGGCTGATATCGAATCGAGCTGGGCAGGATTGCGTCCGCTGATCCACGAAGAAGGCAAAGACCCATCCGAGATTTCCCGTAAAGACGAAATCTTCGTATCGGATTCTGGCTTGATTTCAATCGCGGGCGGCAAGCTCACCGGCTACCGTAAAATGGGCGAGAGCATCATGGACTTGGTCACCAAACAGCTTCAAGAGGAATATGGTACTTCTTTCAAGAAAGTATCGACGAAGAAAATGGCGCTTTCCGGCGGAGAAGTCGGCGGTTCTAAAGGATTCAAGGAATTCAAAACCGATCGCTTGAAACGGGCGGCCGAGTTTGGGCTCACCGAAGATGCGATGGAAATGCTTGTCAATCGCTATGGCGCGAACGTCGACCATGTGCTGAGTCATTATACAGACGGTTTGGCTGATGCCGCATCGCATAATCTCGATCCGCTCGTCTATGCAATGCTGCAATACGGTATCGAATCGGAAGCAGTTTGCAAACCGGTTGATTTCTTCATCCGCCGTACAGGCGCACTGTATTTTGATATCCATTGGGTGCATGCCCATAAGGAAGCCGCTGCCGATTATATGGCAGGCGTCTTCAACTGGACAACTCAACAGAAAGAGCGTTATGTGGAAGAGCTGGAAATCCTTCTCCACGAAGCCGTTATTCCGACTCCTCAATCCGAATTAAGTAAATAA
- a CDS encoding MIP/aquaporin family protein yields the protein MTIFLAELIGTMILIIFGAGVVAGVTLKDSKAENGGWIVITIAWGLAVTMGVYAVGNFSGAHLNPAVTLGFASVGELPWSQVPVYITAQILGAIIGAVIVFFNYLPHWARTKEAETKLGVFATIPAIRRPFSNLISEIVGTFVLVMGLLFIGANDFTEGLNPLIVGALIIAIGMSLGGTTGYAINPARDLGPRIAHALLPIPGKGKSDWSYAWVPIVGPAFGGIYGAVFYKALFTGDYGLPFFALSLVLVLVFIGTASVELKNGRAKAKQLKEKTI from the coding sequence ATGACAATATTTTTAGCAGAATTGATCGGTACGATGATCCTTATCATTTTTGGTGCTGGTGTCGTAGCAGGCGTAACGTTGAAAGACTCAAAAGCGGAGAACGGAGGATGGATCGTCATCACGATTGCGTGGGGGCTCGCGGTAACAATGGGCGTTTACGCAGTCGGGAATTTCTCGGGAGCGCATTTGAATCCGGCAGTCACTTTAGGTTTTGCATCTGTCGGTGAACTTCCATGGTCACAGGTGCCGGTTTATATAACCGCACAAATTCTGGGTGCCATCATCGGTGCCGTCATCGTCTTCTTCAACTATCTTCCTCACTGGGCAAGAACGAAAGAAGCGGAAACAAAGCTTGGCGTTTTTGCAACAATTCCGGCTATCCGCCGCCCGTTTTCCAACTTGATCAGTGAAATCGTCGGGACTTTCGTTTTGGTCATGGGTCTGTTGTTCATCGGCGCCAATGATTTTACGGAAGGCTTGAACCCGTTGATCGTCGGCGCGCTCATCATCGCGATTGGCATGTCGCTTGGCGGCACAACAGGATACGCAATCAACCCTGCTCGTGATTTAGGGCCGCGTATCGCACACGCGTTGCTGCCGATTCCAGGAAAAGGAAAGTCTGACTGGAGCTACGCTTGGGTGCCGATTGTCGGCCCGGCTTTCGGGGGGATTTACGGGGCAGTTTTCTACAAAGCCTTGTTCACTGGAGATTACGGTTTGCCATTCTTCGCATTAAGTTTAGTGCTTGTCCTGGTATTTATCGGTACAGCCAGTGTAGAATTGAAAAATGGTCGAGCGAAGGCCAAGCAATTGAAAGAAAAAACCATTTAA
- a CDS encoding GNAT family N-acetyltransferase — MALQLENLRFERLRREHLPQLYEWITKEPQINRFWGYSYNGTYGEFVREFVGSIKGRDPTKPYLIYYLEQPIGYIQTFRWSDYPGSEQFEELQRAAGLDILIGAPAYRGKGFGQAIIRRFLEEVVFRDGSLTCCVTDPDIRNKPAIRAYEKVGFEIIRRVEEVSEITRPVWFMRVGRQQLERKKP; from the coding sequence ATGGCCTTACAGCTTGAAAATCTCAGATTCGAACGTTTGCGTCGGGAACATTTGCCGCAGCTTTATGAATGGATCACGAAAGAGCCGCAGATCAACCGGTTTTGGGGCTATAGCTATAATGGCACTTACGGGGAGTTCGTGCGCGAATTCGTCGGCAGCATCAAAGGACGGGATCCGACAAAGCCGTATCTCATCTATTACCTGGAGCAACCAATTGGATATATCCAGACATTTCGCTGGAGCGATTATCCAGGCAGTGAACAATTTGAGGAATTACAGCGAGCAGCTGGCCTGGATATTCTCATCGGCGCGCCTGCCTATCGCGGCAAAGGCTTCGGCCAAGCGATCATCCGGCGCTTTTTGGAAGAAGTGGTGTTTCGCGACGGTTCCTTGACTTGCTGCGTCACCGATCCCGATATCCGCAACAAGCCGGCGATTCGTGCCTACGAAAAGGTCGGGTTTGAAATTATCCGGCGAGTAGAGGAAGTTTCAGAAATTACACGGCCGGTGTGGTTTATGCGCGTCGGGCGCCAGCAACTGGAACGAAAAAAACCCTAG
- a CDS encoding glycerol-3-phosphate responsive antiterminator, translating into MVKLKGVVPVMRNLKEFERLLASDQETIIFLEVRLAQLKPLVAAAKKAGKKVILHADLIQGLKTDAYGIEYLVREVKPDGIVSTRSNVIALAKKNKLTTIQRLFLLDSHALEHNLSLIDQVKPDYIELLPGLIPSIIKEVHERTGIPIIAGGLIRTREDIELAYQGGAEAVSTSQAELWDT; encoded by the coding sequence TTGGTTAAGTTAAAAGGCGTAGTGCCTGTCATGCGCAACCTGAAGGAATTTGAACGGCTGCTTGCCAGTGACCAGGAAACCATCATTTTTCTGGAAGTCCGGCTCGCCCAGCTCAAGCCGCTTGTCGCTGCTGCCAAGAAAGCTGGCAAGAAAGTCATCTTGCATGCCGATTTGATTCAAGGCTTGAAGACGGACGCTTACGGCATTGAGTATTTGGTCCGGGAAGTGAAACCGGACGGCATCGTCTCAACAAGAAGCAATGTCATCGCTCTTGCAAAGAAAAATAAATTGACAACGATCCAGCGATTGTTCCTGCTCGACAGCCATGCGCTTGAACATAATTTGAGCTTGATCGATCAAGTAAAACCTGATTACATCGAGTTGTTGCCGGGGCTCATCCCGTCGATCATCAAAGAAGTGCACGAACGTACCGGCATTCCCATCATTGCAGGCGGCTTGATCCGCACAAGAGAAGATATCGAACTTGCCTACCAAGGCGGGGCAGAAGCCGTTTCAACATCCCAGGCAGAACTATGGGATACGTGA
- a CDS encoding DUF2157 domain-containing protein: MEWERKLAQWRAEGLIDQETAERIQAFETRQPKKRKLPLLLIIGLIFFALAVFSFIAANWQAIPAIAKVGMVVSLMWIFYVLAYFSEKKHFGHPVIFRILGYVMFGASLIVTGQTFHLGTGSSIVPWALFIAAIAHFFIWRHSAFTVLAFISGITILTSAAPGIGLIEWLLFIAVTLAWFFLSKDGTTMIFSWLLLLGSGFLVWSIWDIDSPLVPIWTLFALVLLVLLIPKDKQKLLSPLYLIIGGIQLIVFLAIRGESDMAFAELSLPESIALAAAGALVIAVAYFRERHLMWLGTLGLVGFMLFDETAIALAIVAELTALAYLIIAQRQDQPLALGFAYFIVVQFVIYVIYAWERLDMSLFFLIGAILLFVLSGIAWWLNRKKEGAVT; this comes from the coding sequence ATGGAATGGGAACGCAAGCTCGCCCAGTGGCGTGCTGAAGGGCTCATCGATCAAGAGACAGCTGAGCGCATCCAAGCGTTTGAAACCCGACAGCCGAAAAAACGCAAACTGCCTCTTTTGCTCATCATTGGCTTGATCTTTTTCGCGCTCGCTGTCTTCAGTTTTATTGCCGCGAACTGGCAAGCTATACCGGCTATCGCGAAAGTCGGCATGGTCGTATCGCTCATGTGGATTTTCTATGTACTCGCGTATTTCTCCGAGAAAAAACATTTTGGCCATCCCGTCATTTTCCGCATACTCGGATATGTGATGTTCGGGGCAAGTTTAATCGTCACCGGCCAAACTTTTCATCTCGGAACCGGTTCCAGCATTGTGCCATGGGCCTTGTTCATTGCCGCTATTGCACATTTCTTCATCTGGCGCCACTCCGCCTTTACAGTATTGGCGTTCATTAGCGGGATCACCATCCTGACCTCGGCAGCTCCTGGCATCGGCTTGATCGAATGGCTTCTGTTCATTGCCGTCACGCTCGCTTGGTTCTTCCTGAGCAAAGATGGAACGACGATGATCTTCAGCTGGCTGTTATTGCTCGGTTCTGGTTTTCTTGTGTGGAGCATATGGGATATCGACAGCCCGCTTGTGCCGATCTGGACCTTGTTTGCGCTAGTGTTGCTCGTGCTGCTGATCCCAAAAGACAAGCAGAAGCTATTAAGCCCGCTTTATCTGATCATTGGCGGGATCCAGCTCATCGTCTTCCTGGCGATCCGCGGGGAAAGCGATATGGCTTTCGCCGAGTTGTCCCTGCCTGAATCAATCGCCCTTGCAGCAGCGGGAGCCCTAGTGATCGCAGTCGCTTACTTCCGCGAACGCCATTTGATGTGGCTTGGCACGCTCGGGCTTGTCGGCTTCATGCTCTTCGATGAAACGGCCATTGCCCTGGCCATCGTTGCAGAATTGACCGCGCTCGCCTATTTGATCATCGCCCAGCGCCAAGACCAGCCGCTCGCTTTGGGCTTCGCTTATTTCATCGTCGTCCAATTTGTCATCTATGTCATCTATGCGTGGGAACGGCTCGACATGTCGCTGTTCTTCCTGATCGGCGCCATCCTGCTGTTCGTGCTGTCAGGCATCGCCTGGTGGCTTAACCGCAAGAAAGAAGGTGCAGTGACATGA
- a CDS encoding MBL fold metallo-hydrolase, translating into MRVKKVQNVYQLAFMPRVFPVNCYLVEEQEGLTLVDCALGFAARDIALAAKTIGKPITEIALTHAHIDHVGALDALKKQFPSAQVSISEREAKILSGDKSASPEDAGKPVKGGIPKNIQTIPDRLLQEGDRVGSLEVVLSPGHSPGSISFFDRRTGVLLAGDAFQTCGGTAVSGTFKPLFPFPALATWDKQTALNSAKKLTLLHPSFLAVGHGKMLDHPMRFMEQAIRDAEQKLKP; encoded by the coding sequence ATGCGGGTCAAGAAAGTGCAGAATGTCTATCAATTGGCTTTTATGCCTAGAGTATTTCCGGTGAATTGTTATTTGGTCGAAGAACAGGAAGGCTTGACGCTTGTCGATTGCGCTTTGGGATTCGCGGCAAGGGATATCGCGCTGGCGGCAAAAACCATCGGCAAACCAATTACAGAAATCGCGCTGACGCATGCCCATATCGATCACGTCGGTGCACTCGATGCTTTGAAAAAACAGTTTCCCTCGGCACAAGTTTCGATCTCGGAAAGGGAAGCAAAAATTCTCTCGGGGGACAAAAGTGCTTCGCCTGAAGATGCAGGCAAACCCGTCAAGGGCGGAATCCCGAAAAATATCCAGACAATACCCGATCGGCTGCTGCAAGAAGGCGACCGAGTCGGCTCACTTGAAGTCGTCCTATCTCCTGGGCATTCCCCAGGATCCATTTCCTTTTTCGATAGACGCACCGGCGTCCTCCTCGCAGGAGATGCTTTTCAGACATGTGGAGGCACTGCAGTTTCTGGCACTTTCAAGCCGCTGTTCCCGTTTCCAGCCCTGGCGACATGGGACAAGCAAACAGCACTCAACAGCGCTAAAAAGTTGACTTTACTGCACCCAAGCTTTCTCGCCGTCGGTCACGGCAAGATGCTCGACCACCCGATGCGCTTCATGGAACAAGCCATCCGCGATGCCGAACAAAAATTAAAACCCTAG
- a CDS encoding glycosyltransferase family 4 protein — MSAKVLYAMTIAQSLQLVKGQLKTLEMRGYEVKALSSKGSYAEIFEQEEGVKVLHVNMEREIALKQDLKSLFACIRVIRSEKPDIVNAGTPKAGLIVSLAAYFCRVPVRIYNVLGLRLETTGGIKRQILLMAEKIAAASSTHLLAVSPSLKRQIVALGIAPADKIKILGHGSVNGFDLQRFELDDDMQGRVEKKRQAYGWTGDELVLGSMGRITKDKGIDETVRAFTELHAQHPHLRLLIVGNYESADAVSEWTRKTITDHPYIVHEDYQLDPVPFYYLMDLFLFLTKREGFGNVSAEAALTGMPVIAADVTGARDTLVDGETGYLVDPDSHADVMGKLDKLISDPGLREAMGAAGQEWVRHNFSNETLWEEMDQYYRSCLLERSSVLGEAQ, encoded by the coding sequence ATGTCAGCGAAAGTATTGTACGCCATGACCATTGCCCAAAGCCTACAACTGGTGAAGGGGCAATTAAAGACATTGGAAATGCGCGGCTATGAGGTGAAAGCTTTGAGTTCAAAAGGCAGTTACGCAGAAATCTTTGAACAAGAAGAAGGCGTGAAGGTGCTGCACGTCAATATGGAACGTGAAATTGCCTTGAAACAAGACCTGAAGTCGTTGTTTGCCTGCATACGCGTCATTCGCTCCGAAAAGCCGGATATCGTCAATGCCGGAACGCCAAAAGCGGGGCTGATTGTGTCACTTGCCGCTTATTTCTGCAGGGTGCCTGTTCGCATCTATAATGTGCTGGGGTTGCGCCTCGAGACAACCGGAGGGATCAAGCGTCAAATCCTGTTGATGGCAGAGAAAATCGCCGCTGCATCGTCGACCCACCTGCTTGCGGTATCGCCGAGCCTAAAACGCCAGATTGTCGCTCTTGGCATTGCACCCGCTGATAAAATCAAGATTCTCGGTCATGGCAGCGTCAACGGCTTTGATCTGCAGCGTTTTGAACTGGATGACGATATGCAAGGGCGTGTGGAGAAAAAGCGCCAAGCATATGGATGGACCGGCGACGAACTTGTACTCGGGTCGATGGGGCGGATCACAAAAGACAAGGGCATCGACGAAACGGTGCGTGCTTTTACCGAGCTGCACGCGCAGCATCCGCATTTGCGGCTGCTCATCGTCGGCAATTACGAATCGGCAGATGCAGTTTCTGAGTGGACACGCAAGACGATCACGGATCATCCGTATATCGTCCACGAGGATTACCAATTGGACCCGGTACCGTTTTATTATTTAATGGATTTGTTTTTATTCCTGACAAAGCGTGAAGGGTTCGGCAATGTGTCTGCGGAAGCGGCGCTGACGGGAATGCCGGTCATTGCTGCGGACGTCACGGGCGCGCGCGATACCTTGGTGGACGGGGAAACCGGCTATTTGGTCGATCCCGACAGCCATGCAGATGTCATGGGGAAACTGGATAAGTTGATCAGCGATCCTGGATTGCGTGAAGCCATGGGGGCTGCAGGCCAGGAATGGGTACGCCACAATTTCAGCAATGAAACTTTGTGGGAAGAGATGGATCAATATTACCGAAGCTGCCTGCTGGAACGATCGAGTGTGCTCGGCGAAGCGCAGTGA